The sequence TCTATCAAAATGCGAATTAAATGGTTATCACTTATACGAACAATCGGTTTTCTCCTGGTACTCTTGTACCACTTCTTTAAACAGATTTTTCCTGGTGGTTTTATCGGGGTCGACCTCTTTTTCACCCTCTCAGGATTCTTAACAACCGCCCTGCTGATTGATGAATTTCAAGCCGAGGGGAAAATTGATTTGTTTGGATTTTTCCACAGACGTTTCTATCGCATTTTCCCACCTCTTGTGCTGATGATTCTTCTTTCGCTTCCCTTAGCCTTGTTGGTCCGCAATGATTTCATTGCTTCGATCGGTTTACAGGTCTCAGCGGCACTCGGTTTCATGACTAACTTCTTTGAAATTTTGGCTGGTGGTAGTTACGAAAACCAATTCAGTCCTCACTTATTTGTCCACACATGGAGTCTTGCCATTGAGGTTCAATTTTATTTGATTTGGGTTCTTGCTGTTTTTGGAATGACCAAAATTTCCAAATCAAGTGGTCAATTACGAGGAACTATTTTTCTGACATCCAGCGCACTCTTCCTCCTAAGTTTCCTGAGCATGTTCATTTCAAGCTTTTTTGTTAGCAATTTTTCAAGCATTTATTATTCAACCTTTACCCATATCTTCCCCTTCTTTTTGGGAAGCATCCTAGCGACCATGACTGGCGTTAAAAATACAACACGAGCTTTTGAAAAAATGGTGGAAAAACTGGATGTACGTAAGACAATCGCTCTCTTTGCTGGGGGATTGGTGGTGGAAATACTCCTTCTTTTCTTCTTGAAGTTTGACAGTATTTTGACCTATACTATCGGTTTCCTCTTATCCAGTCTAGCGACGGCAAGTATGATTTATGCTGCTCGTGTCTTGCATGAAAAGACGCCAAATGTGGAAGAACCAGCTCTTCTTAGCTACTTCTCTTCCATTTCTTATGGTATATACCTATTCCATTGGCCTTTGTTCGTCATCTTCTCTCAACTCTTCCAGCTGGCCATTTCAGTTCCTCTGACTCTGGTCTTCTCCATTATCTTCGCTAGTCTTTCCTTCTATATGATTGAGCCAAATCTACAAGGAAAGAAAGGAAACCTGCTGGGCTTAGATATCGACTTTGCAAGCTATTCAAAATGGTTTTATTCCCTAGCTGGGCTCTTAACTCTTGCCTGCCTTGGAATCAGCCTCTTTGCTCCAAAACTTGGTGGGTTTGAAAAAGAGTCTCTTGCTAGCAATCTGGTTCAGGCTCAGACACAAATGGCCACTACACGTGCTGCCGCTGAAAATGCCCAGGCTACCAATTATAATGTTCAGGCCGGAGTGACCATCTTTGGCGATTCTGTCACCGTTCGAGCAAGTACAGCCATTCAAGAGGTCCTTCCTGATGCAGTCATTGACGGTACAGTTAGCCGCCATCTGACAGAAGCGAAAAACCTCATTGAACTTTATAAGAAAAACAATACCCTTAAAGAGACCGTCGTTATCTCCCTGGGAACCAATACCAGCGATAATTATCAGGAACTCTTAGACGATTTAGTAGCGAACTTCCCTAAAGGTCACCGCCTGATTTTCGTAACACCATACGACGGGAATTTTTCACAGGACACTTCCTTGGCCTACCAAACTGGTCAATATGAAAAAGAACTGGCTAAAGAAAACGACTTTATTTCCATTGCAGATTGGTATCAAGTCGCCGTTGCCAATCCTGCTATTTGGGTAGGAAGCGACCTGGTACACTTCAATCTTGAAACCAATGGTGCAGAGCTCTTTGCAACAACTATTCAAGATGCTGTCGAAGCGGCTGCAGATGGTCCTGTTAAAGAATAGACCGTCAAACGAGACTGACAGAGTCTCATCATTTCGCAAAAATAGCCTACCATTTCAAAAGATAGAATGCCTAGGGATTAACACTTTTAGTAAGTTAATTCTAGGCATTTTTTCGATATGTCCTCTACCCTAACCTCAGCCAATCCCAAATGACATATAAAGAGTGAACCCTGGTCTTTCAGTACAAGTCAACACTCTATCGGTAAGCAAGGAAAATATATGTTCGTCAACCAGTTCCCTGATTTCACCTTATCGGGTGCAAACAGCCTAGTCCCAAACCTTGAATGATGTAAAACGACCTCTCTAGTAGCATGCCTCTTATCTCACAAATTACAAAAAAAGCTGCCATTATACTGGAATATTCACATAAG is a genomic window of Streptococcus sp. 29896 containing:
- a CDS encoding acyltransferase family protein, producing the protein MRIKWLSLIRTIGFLLVLLYHFFKQIFPGGFIGVDLFFTLSGFLTTALLIDEFQAEGKIDLFGFFHRRFYRIFPPLVLMILLSLPLALLVRNDFIASIGLQVSAALGFMTNFFEILAGGSYENQFSPHLFVHTWSLAIEVQFYLIWVLAVFGMTKISKSSGQLRGTIFLTSSALFLLSFLSMFISSFFVSNFSSIYYSTFTHIFPFFLGSILATMTGVKNTTRAFEKMVEKLDVRKTIALFAGGLVVEILLLFFLKFDSILTYTIGFLLSSLATASMIYAARVLHEKTPNVEEPALLSYFSSISYGIYLFHWPLFVIFSQLFQLAISVPLTLVFSIIFASLSFYMIEPNLQGKKGNLLGLDIDFASYSKWFYSLAGLLTLACLGISLFAPKLGGFEKESLASNLVQAQTQMATTRAAAENAQATNYNVQAGVTIFGDSVTVRASTAIQEVLPDAVIDGTVSRHLTEAKNLIELYKKNNTLKETVVISLGTNTSDNYQELLDDLVANFPKGHRLIFVTPYDGNFSQDTSLAYQTGQYEKELAKENDFISIADWYQVAVANPAIWVGSDLVHFNLETNGAELFATTIQDAVEAAADGPVKE